The DNA sequence TCCACTACCACCATGATTGATCAGTTGGTAAAGTTTTTGACGGTGGCACTGGGCTCGGTGGCCTTGGCAGCCGCCGACGGCTCAACGCTCGGCGTCGGAGCGACAGGCTTACCGGTAAGCTCAACCGGCAAGTCCTTGATCCCCTTCAGGTAAAACGTGTAAAACAGCTTGAAGGGAAACACTATCTGCTTCAACTTGACCTGTCCGTACACTCCCTCGAAGATTCCGGATCCACCGGTCACGGCCAGATACGTGTCTTCGTAGGTCAGATAAGCTCCCTGGACTGAAATGTGGCCGTAGTCTCCGAAGTAGAAGCTGTATATTGCCTCGTACCTGTCTCCTTTTTTCTCGGGGAAGTTTTGGATCAAAACGCACAGGCCTGCTGTGATCCCAAGACGTTTTTCCAAGTTGCCGGAGTAGATCTTGTTGCTGAAAGGGACGAGATCGCCGAGAGTGTTGACTTGTTTCTGGCTCAGTCTTAGGTACGCCGGGCTGCCTCTGTCTCTCTCGTTGATCTCGTACACATGCAGTTCTTGAACTTTTgctgaaaaaatgaaaactctTTCAGTTTTTCTGTAACCTGTTTAAAATCACTTCTGATAGAAGTGCTTTAATTAAAAGCAGGTgaagtttttattaaaaatccaAGTATTTCTTAGAAAAGGATTTGGAAATGCTTTCCGAGGAAGCATTTAACCAAAAaacacttatgatttttttCCGCAAACGGAATCAAAGCACATTTAGGTTTAGCACTTCCCAAACTCCGAACAAGCCAGCCCGAATCGCTTCTGGTTGTCATAAAACGCTTTTAACCAAAAAGCAGTCTCAAACGATGACTAAATTAGAGTTGACCAAAACTAATTACACATAAACACATGACAAATTATGTAAAAGGGCATGATCAGAAAACGGCTGATAGAAAAAGTGCTTACTAGGTCGTGGAGAATCAGAATCAGCTGGTTCCTTCTTGTTCTTGCAGAAGAAAGCTGAGGTGGTGAAGTTGCTGGAGGTTGGGAGGACTTGATTGGTTGATGAGGATTTAAGGGTCGGGAAGGAGTGTGAGAGATTGAAGCCCAACAGTCTCTGAGCTCGAGAAGATGAAGGAGGAGACCTGATGGAGTTGGAGAAATGGAGAGACGAGATCGCTCTGAGAGAACTTGCAGACGCCATGGATGCAGAGGAGATGAAATCTCAGTCTCGGAAGGAGGAAGGTGGATCGGAAGGTAATTGGGAAAGTAGTGGTAGTGGGAAATAAATAGGGAGATGATGGgggagatatatatataatatgaaggCTTTATTTGTATAAATTTATGTATGGCGTTGAACACGTGGGCTTCTTTTCTGTGTGAAAAGTGGAAGACGGTGGAAAGTGGCCGGCAGGTTATTTTAGAGAAGCGTTTCCCACATGCATTTTTTGGTCGGGGATACAGATTTTGTTGCAGTCCAACAATAACTCAGTTTCCTTGAGCTAAAACCTACGACTTTTCTTTGGACGGACTCCAAACCTTAAGTCTCTTTAAACCCTAACACATCAAACATGAAGAAAATTTTTGGTTAAAGACTTTCATGTCACGATACATGCAAAGACTTTCTATATTGATTGTCGTTTAAGGGTGGGATTTAATTTATACAcgacataaattttaaaatttaatttgtatcTAATGACGGTCAAGGACGGAACCACCTTAGGGCCGATGCCaccactgttttttttttttttttttttttttgcagaaaaaAATGTACTTGCTTGTGATATTAGTAAGGTGTATCGTTAGTTTGCTTGCTTGTGACATTAGCATGAACTTTTCTAGTTGCTACTGCCAACATTGAAAGAACATTTTTGACCATAAAAGTTATGAAGAATCGCGTTAAGGGATATTTTTTAtcactttgttatttgaagatACCTTAATCATACAGATCTCTGCCTTCGTTTATGATGACAATTAATGTAGTGTAAGCAAAACTATTTCTAAACTTTGCATTTTACGGTTCCATAACCAGTTGCATATTTTGCATTTCCGGCTGGTCAAACACAAGACTTTCCAGGGTTTGACCGGCTGCCTGACCTCGGATGGGAAAATTCTTATGTCCTGAAAACACGTGTTGACAAGGGTCGGTAGTTTTTGGGCTGTGTTTCTGTATTCCGGTACAATGTTGCTGTTTTCTATCCAGCAGCCGGACCACGAACTTTTTCCTGCATTGAATAATTTGGTAAAGGAAAAAAAACGACATTTACCAAATCAATTAGACTTCATGAGAACATTCAGGACACTTGTCATTTATTAAGACAAGTTTCTTTTGGAAAGGGATCCTTtcccttccaccaaattcaTAAATTCAggtctttaaaatttgatccaacgacgaaaaacaaaaacctcctttaaaagttataataattttcatcgttagatcaaatttaaaAAACCCAGATTGATGAATTTAGTGGATTTGATGGAAGGGATCCAGAGATGATTATTTTCCGTTTCATTTATCGCATTTCATCATATttacacaaaaacaaataattgaGACATTATTACAAATTTACGTCATTTTTATGTACAGTTGGCTTATTTTTCGAATGATGTGATTTCTTGATTGCATTTCGATATTTATGATTTAAAAATCCATCAAGAATCTTATCTGTAAGTTGCTTCGTGCTTTAAAAAATGGAATTGTTTAGAAAGTGGGTCAAAATCTCATGAGCTTCTTATATGTCACACTTCATAGAATAAGAATAAAGTTCCTCTCCGGATTTGTCCGGTGCCGACAGATTTAAAGATCCAAACTACTCAATTTTGTGTCTACCTCACATAAATAAAGGGTGTGGATCTCTCTCTTTAACGATCCGAGTCTTTGGTTCTTAGATTCCGGACACAAAAATTTAGGGGATGTATtcaattgaaaatttgagaaactttaatggatttataaattcatggatttttttagagtttaattgatttgtagagattccatttaaaattttgattcaattccctcgaaatttCATAagaagaggtgagatttgtgaatACTTAacatacactacgaaatctctccaatcccTTCTAATTCCTcaaatttctcaaattctttaaaatcaatttctaattgaatacacctgaaatattataaacttctttaaaatcctaattgtaTACACccagatttctaaggattttgataaactatcttaaaattctagttgaatacaccttgaatttcaaagaattacttaaaatcctgattgaataccccctagattcattaaaagaattaaaatcccaattgaatacaccccttaGAGAAAGTCTCAACTCATAGAATAATGCTACTTGAAGAGTTGTCTTGAAAAATTGCTTTTTATTTCATGACCACCACGAGGCTTGTAAACGCAGAATAAAATATGCTAACTATTTTTATGAGACTTTCCAAGCTATCataatattttcattttcttttaattatttacaattttaacctaaaaaaagAATGAACGAAAGCTGCTTTCTCCTTCTGATATACATTAATTATTAAGCATTTGAGAAAGAACAGgaatgataccatgttaacatGTTGTCAAAATTTCAGCACCGGTTCTAGTAATCAGAATGGTATGTTCAAACTGAGCAGCCGGGCCACCGTCCGCGGCCAGAGTCGTCCAATTGTCCGGCCATGTTTTGCACTCGATGCTTCCCATTGTAAGGATGGGTTCTGCACCAAAAGAGAAATCAATTTGTGACATGGATCATAGATCAGAATCCTACCGTCCCATGCTCACACTTAGGATCTAAATTGTTATGGGCACGAGACACCCGCATCATCCTACCCTATATATACCGCGTCGTTTCAGTAAAATTTGTGCATTTTTCGCCATCAAATTTATAAacttgaagaagataaagtTGCAGGTATATTGATTTCTGAGTACGGAAAGTACTGCACTCACCAATGGTAAATGTTTGACCTTCAACCATGGAACCAGACTGGTCGTTACCTGTCAAAAAATACACAACAGTTATAAGCAATTCATGTCTCGGGGGTAAAGATAGTAACGAAGGTTTAATATCGAGTAGTCACTTACGGTGATGTAATATCAATGGTTCGGAATGAAATACAGTCCCTACACCATGCCCAACAAAGCGCTCCACAACGCCATAACCATATTTTTCAGCATGCTCACTGAAAATGAACCAAATAAAATCTTAAGAACAAGAGAATACGCAATTCTTTTCGGCTTATAATTGACACTTAAAACATCTAAAAGATGTCTAGAATAAGTTCTTATCAAATATATCACAAGGAGGCGAGGCGGGGCTAACCTAATtctctttccaattttcttgAAGCTAGCACCGTCCTTACAAACTGCTATGCCTTTTTCCAAGCACTCTTCGGTTACCTGCCACCAAGATAGATTGGTAATGCAAGAATTGGACATCTGGAACAGAATCAAAGCTTAATACGGAATAGATGTAGTATATTCCAAAACAGAAACGAACCTCAGACGGACGTGAATAATAAAAATATGCTTCTACATGTTCAAAACAATCCTGAATAACTATAAGAATGCAACACTATCAAGCAGAAAAAGTTTACCTTCACTAGTCGTTGGATTCGTTCACTGACATCCCCACAAAGAAAGGTCTTTGATGTGTCTCCATGATATCCCTGTCATGAAAGACAGCATGAAATATAATGAATCAGACCATTCATTATTGAATATTAGGAAATGGAACAAACACTCGATGAATGAAAATACCCCACTAATTGCAGCATATCATTCATTATCTAATAAAGGAAATGAAGCTTCAATACCAACCATTTTACGGAATTCACACATTAAACTACAGATAGCTGGTAGACAACTAGTATTTGTAAATGCAGAACTCGAAAGATAAATAATCAGGAAGTTGTGATAAAAGCAAAGTTAAATGAATGACATAAAACATTTCCGGGTGCCGATTTGGTTAGGGAAAGGAAACAAATGAGATTATAAGATGAAAGTAATAAAACCAggagcatacatttaggtaGACCGTCACATCTATGTTGACAATGTCTCCACTCTGCAATAGATTACTGTTAGTGAGGTATCACATGAACACATTTATGCAAGGAGCAATGTGCAATGTAGCCTTTCAAACCTGTAACTGTCGAGAATCAGGAATTCCATGGCACATGCACTCATTAACTGATGTGCATACACTCTTTGGAAATCCTCCATAGCCAAGTGGTGAGGGATAGGCACCAGCATCAATAATCATCTGGTGCACTGCTTTGTCAATTTCATTAGTTGTTATTGACGGCTGGAAGGATGTAAAAAGATGTTAATATAGGATACCCAAAACTCCGGATGCATAAGATTAAAAAGCCAATTGCAAGAAACAGAAGTTGTACCAAAGGAGTAAGACAAGACATTAAAGAATGTAAGTACACATTTACTTGCTAgtttttataagaaaaaaaaggctGAAACTTCAAGTTCCAAAAACGAAAATGAAACTGCAAACCCAAATTCAGATAGCGGAAAGCCAAACTTTGCTAAAAACCAAAATCTAAAACAGAGACATGCATGGTTCTAGACTTACATCGAGTTGGACTTAGTAACTTCGGAAGtcaattaaaacttaaaatccGTGGAACTCTCAATCTGTCGAATGAATTTTGCAAGCGATAGTTTGGAACCACCGACCATACATATACAAACCTTGGACGCAAATAATATGAGTTTCAAATATCCTATGCAGAAAGAGAGCAACTAAAACAATTTAACACCAACTAGTAGACGGTGACAAGCTTTACCTTAACCAACTTTCCCGCAGACTCTAAGACGCGAGCAGCAAGCTCGCACGCAGCTCGCATATCATCAATGCCCTCAGAACCAGGAACTTGACGTTCACTGGCAATTTCTGGCAACAAAGATGACCCAACATAAGGAGGCCTTGGAATGTGATCGGGAACAGGAAGTTGCGGTGATACCCTTCCACGCCTCAATGGCGGCCTTCTTCCGACCTTTGGCGCAAGCTGCCGACTCTCACGCTCTCTACATATTACTAGATTATCAACTTAACCGAGTGAATTGAAAGGAATTTTCATATATCTTTCTATACCAAATATATGTCAAATTATTGTCACATTTCTACTTTATTTTCGAAATTCCGAAATTGTAACACCAAATAGAAGAAGATAAAGCTTAATTTGATGAATCCGAGGTTTGAACATATTGTAAGACATGGTTGGAACAAACGGAAGCGGCGCGTACCTTTTGATTCTCATGGCCTCCTCCAACCCCGACAGTTTCCGAGCAAACACAACGAGGTTTTTCCGAGAAAACGATTCTTTTCCTGAACATTCAGAACATATAAggacatacaaaaaaaaaacgcagCTAAACCAAAAGATTACGAGGAACATTCGCGGAGGAAAAGAAGAGAGACCAGACCAGAGGTGGAGAATGAGAAGCTGAGTGGGGCCCCGGCGAAGATAGTTGACTTCGTTGAACTTAGTAAGACGTGGCCTTGGCCGCCATGAGAGGGAGCTGAGAGTTGCAGACCGCCGGCGACTGCCATTTTCTCTCTGTAACTCTTTTGCTCGTGCAGACAGAGGAAGAGGGAAAAGGGGGAGAGAGTGGATGATAGAATTAGGGGCGTTTCGGGTTGGTTATGAAGAATGGGCTTTTTCAGTATTATTGGGCCTCgaccatgctggggttgttatGACAAAAGTTTCTTGAAATTTGGGCCTTTCTTTATGGATCTCATTTTGCAGATCACCCAACACTGCTTTTTGGGCCTTCCGTGAAATTGGGGTCCAACTTAAATTTGACGCTGCAAATGCAAAAGATTATACTACAATGGCATTTTATTTGCtacataaaaattgaaattatttttatttttgaatttttctcgTTTATTAGAACATAAGTATTGAGATCATTTCAACTTTTACTTTCTGTGCGTTTCTTATGCATGAATATCAATGATATTTACTGATTCAATACAAAAATTTTGCCGGGAACTCATTGATGATTTCGAACATTGAATTATTCTTAAGAAATTTTTCTCTAAATTCGACTACATCTGAATGAATTGATATACCCATTCCAttacaaatttttatattttccatCGAAATCAATCAATATTTTCACCTACTTCGATATTTCAAACACTGCTCTTTCTGTATATATATTCTTTATAAATCTTTATCGTTTAGTgtgaaatacattttttttggttcaattttcaAAGTCGATTCTACATACTTTTTtagttaaatcaaatttctctttttttgttttgtttcggttCGATCCGATTCACCAATTTATGTACTACTAGCATGCCCACCCTAAAGGAATCTAAATTTGAAGAAAACGCATTCATATGGAAGGATAGACCAGGCAATGGCAACTGGCATATAAAGTTGATTGACAGGAggagaaatttaaaggaaacacAGCCAAAAACCAAGAATTTTAGGACCGACGTGCGGGaagaaaattttggattttggattttggattttggattAGGATTGCCGACACCAACTGCACTTAGTCAAAAAATGCACAGGCCATGGCCACAACCTCAATTATTATCTCCACAAAAATCATCTGGAAGATGTCAAATATCtgtatgtcatgccaaaatATGCTGACAGAGAATACTCACGTTAAATTAGGCTCACATCTTTTTTTTCTACTTTATTGATTAAAAtcatattcattttcaatttttgatcaaggtccttgggtattaataacatcattaattatttgaataataaaatatttttatttataaatatattcctttagtgttaaaaatgttaaaattagtatatttatatttatggctaaaatttttatcatatatttttatttttagtttgtacctatttttaatttgtaccaattttcttttcatttttaatttgtacccatttattagtttctttttgtgcccatattttttaaagttttatttgtgtttgtacccatgtatataccgtcacgtgacattgtatatttaatccatgatagaaaaattacatatggtatatttatgttttatgcctaaactttgaatcatatatttatatgttgagtttgtacccacttttaatttgcaacatttttttaaaatttgtagtattttctttttagttttattttgtacccatgtattaatttcttttagcgcctatattttttaaaaattcatttgtactcataattttttaatcttttatctgtaccctaatttatttataatgtagttatatgtgaaatgtaccaattttttttaaccttaTGTATACATTATTtttccatttattatttcttatttttacatagtttttatccatttattcaatcaaaatgtttgaatatttttgtattgtaactgtttctaatagtattataatggagaattttaaatttataggattacaaatctcataaaatatcaaacaattaatgtcaaaactataaaaatataaatattaattgtaatataatgagatgtacaaagtcaagggactttgatcaaactttgaataccaggTTTTAGTCAAATAATATTAAGGATTATgtaccgcatccaaagtatcctcTTTGAAAATAACATGGATTAAAGGAGAGGAATTTGTCAAGATCACTATATCATTAGTACCACGCACATCATAGATGGATTAATTCTGAGAAAATCGAGCTATCTGCAGACCACGTAGCCCATGCGACACGCAAACAAAGCATGAATTCCCTGTTCATAATCTATTAACACACCTACTTTTGTGAGAAAATATCACATACAGGCAACCGTGTGTAAGAATCTTTCGTCCCTCAGACTCAGTCTCGTAGTCTCATAGTCTCATAGTGCGGAGTCTCTCGGGCTCACTGTCTGAAGATGATGTAGAAGCTGCATATAGGTTAAATTGGACCATGAAAATGTCACTCTTATTCTTTTCGACAGTGATGGAACATACCGTTTACTACGTCTTCTAGAAGGAAAATATGATCATCAAAAATTGAATTCCACCCATAAaatcaaaaaagaaagaaaaaaaaaagtgggcaGATTAGGACGTTGGGCTATTAATTCTAATATAAACAAAACTAATCATTTAATCTAGAAGGATCTCAATCGTGATAATATCAATCATGGTATTGTATATTTCTTCACATGATCACATCTTCATCGAAGTTAGGAGGAACCCCATAAAGTACATTTTAACTAAGAGTCCAAGACTACGCATGATAGGAAGTAATGTTATTACTTACAAATTAAGCAGAGCGTTAAAGTGATTGACTGTATTAAGATTTAAGTTATGAATGTGAGAATTCATTATCACCTCATGTTGGGGTCACATTAAACACGCTATGAGTTCACTTTTGATAAGTGCATAAAAAAGTACAATTGCTCATGTGACACGCACACACAATTCACGAATCCTGTATTCATTTCATAGTCTATGAACGGATACAAGCAAGCGTGTATAAGAATCCTTCGTCCCCTTAGTTTCATAGTGTCATAGTCTCTCAGTCTCATGGTCTAAAGATTATTTAGAAGCTGCGTAGTTTAAATTGGACTACGAAAATATCACTCTTCTTTTAGAAAGTGATGGAGCATACCATTTGATACGTTTTCTAGAATGAGAATATTATCATAAAATATTGAATTGCACccataatatataaaataaaataaaaaatgtggcCAGATTGTGATATTGGACTATTAATTTCGGGTTTCCAAGCCTATTGTTTTTTGGCATAAGATTGTTTGGTATGGTTAGAATATTCCTACGACGACTTTTATTTTGTGGTTAGCTATCAAACGTCAAATGGCTATTAAAGATAGACTTCAGtcttatattcaatttttgatGTTAGATGTGTACTTTGCTTGTCAGATAATGAATGAGTGGAACACATTTTTTATAAGGaaaattaacgaaaagttctaaaaaaaattagttttaatgaaaaatgaaaaatgacaaataaaagtgtaagtgaatagtaatagaaaaggtaaaaatgtggtttttcgttaaagatGAACAGTACTTggaatgtttcgttaaaactcctttTTTTATTGTCCTTACGATTGTGGAATTTGGAGTAGTTTGAGGGGGCTTCCTTTGGCATGATTTCATTGGATGAGTTTCTTCTTAATGGCGTGAAAAACATCTCTGTAACTTGACAAAGAAGACTTATCAGGCTGTTGTTGTTTACCATCTGTGGAAGGAGAGGAATAATATAATTTTCAAAAACGAGTCCAAGCCCTCATATGATGATCCTCAAATCTATCATATAGATATTATTAGAAGTAAATTGATTTTCATGGACCAAAAGTTTTCTCTAGATAAACTACATATTTTTATGGATTGAAGACTTTCTGGATTAAATGTCCTTCCTTTAAGCTAGCGTACTGTTCTTCTGAGGAATTTCCAAAgttaacaaaactaattaattaaccagaAGGATCTCAATCGTGATATATATTATCAATCATGGCATGGTATGTTCCTTCACATAATCACATCTTTATAGAAGTTACGACAAACCACAGAAAGGATTAACTAAAAGTCTAAGACATGTAACTATACAAGCAGGGAAGTAATGTTATTGCTTAAAATCTAAGTGCGGAATTAAAATAATTGGTTATATGGAGATTTAAGTCAACATTCTCGCTTATTACCATCTAAAATACAAATGCTTTGTCATTTGAACTCGTCAA is a window from the Malus domestica chromosome 16, GDT2T_hap1 genome containing:
- the LOC103402724 gene encoding allene oxide cyclase, chloroplastic; the encoded protein is MASASSLRAISSLHFSNSIRSPPSSSRAQRLLGFNLSHSFPTLKSSSTNQVLPTSSNFTTSAFFCKNKKEPADSDSPRPTKVQELHVYEINERDRGSPAYLRLSQKQVNTLGDLVPFSNKIYSGNLEKRLGITAGLCVLIQNFPEKKGDRYEAIYSFYFGDYGHISVQGAYLTYEDTYLAVTGGSGIFEGVYGQVKLKQIVFPFKLFYTFYLKGIKDLPVELTGKPVAPTPSVEPSAAAKATEPSATVKNFTN
- the LOC103402725 gene encoding methionine aminopeptidase 1B, chloroplastic, giving the protein MAVAGGLQLSAPSHGGQGHVLLSSTKSTIFAGAPLSFSFSTSGKESFSRKNLVVFARKLSGLEEAMRIKRERESRQLAPKVGRRPPLRRGRVSPQLPVPDHIPRPPYVGSSLLPEIASERQVPGSEGIDDMRAACELAARVLESAGKLVKPSITTNEIDKAVHQMIIDAGAYPSPLGYGGFPKSVCTSVNECMCHGIPDSRQLQSGDIVNIDVTVYLNGYHGDTSKTFLCGDVSERIQRLVKVTEECLEKGIAVCKDGASFKKIGKRISEHAEKYGYGVVERFVGHGVGTVFHSEPLILHHRNDQSGSMVEGQTFTIEPILTMGSIECKTWPDNWTTLAADGGPAAQFEHTILITRTGAEILTTC